A DNA window from Paenibacillus sp. HWE-109 contains the following coding sequences:
- a CDS encoding S66 peptidase family protein translates to MPIYPPILKRGDTIGIVTLGSPLAQDTIHTGISVLQSMGFQVILGDYVYAVNGFLAGTDEQRAIDLMNMFANPKVNMILPTRGGVGVAGILPHLDYELISANPKILTGYSDASVLLNTLYQFSDLVTFSSLLLIDFRASTPAFNFNQFFEAVSTVKSPRRIQNPPGKVLTSKVVGNVTAPMVGGNLSSITDTLGTSFEIETRGKILFLEEIHEPINKVYRMIKHLILAGKLYDCVGIVMGECSGCPDAYGKSYNDLINELLVPLGKPLMTNLAAAHGIYKVAVPIGALVNLNTYTSVLTVLEPTVSTVT, encoded by the coding sequence ATGCCTATTTATCCACCCATATTAAAACGTGGTGACACAATAGGAATTGTTACATTAGGAAGTCCACTTGCCCAGGACACCATACATACTGGTATTTCAGTATTGCAAAGCATGGGATTTCAGGTTATTTTAGGTGACTATGTGTATGCAGTAAATGGTTTTCTTGCTGGAACAGATGAACAAAGAGCGATCGATCTCATGAATATGTTTGCTAATCCAAAAGTTAATATGATTCTTCCTACAAGAGGAGGAGTAGGCGTAGCGGGAATTCTCCCGCATTTGGACTACGAATTAATTTCAGCAAATCCCAAAATACTCACAGGATACAGCGATGCTTCTGTTTTATTAAATACCTTATATCAATTTTCCGACTTAGTGACTTTTTCTAGTCTGCTGCTTATCGATTTTAGGGCGTCTACTCCTGCTTTTAATTTCAATCAATTCTTTGAGGCGGTTTCTACTGTAAAATCTCCAAGGCGAATCCAAAATCCTCCAGGTAAGGTCCTAACAAGTAAAGTGGTTGGCAATGTGACTGCACCTATGGTCGGAGGCAACCTGTCTTCAATTACGGATACTTTGGGTACCTCGTTCGAAATTGAGACTAGAGGAAAAATTCTATTCCTTGAAGAAATTCATGAACCTATAAACAAGGTGTATAGAATGATCAAGCATCTAATATTGGCAGGTAAGTTGTATGATTGTGTTGGAATTGTAATGGGGGAGTGTTCAGGCTGCCCAGATGCCTACGGCAAATCGTACAATGATCTGATCAATGAACTATTAGTACCTTTAGGGAAGCCGCTAATGACTAATTTGGCAGCCGCTCATGGCATATATAAGGTTGCTGTACCGATTGGCGCATTGGTAAATCTCA
- a CDS encoding YraN family protein: MTEMRNDSRKQLGKFGEDTAESYLIEMNYRIVARNWRCRTGELDIIAEKAGVLIFIEVRTRKPSLHFGTAKESIDFRKQLKVRETAQFYLHRFQQYERPVRFDVITIEVILGVEAPRIEHIEGAF, from the coding sequence ATGACCGAAATGCGCAATGATTCAAGGAAACAATTAGGGAAATTCGGCGAAGATACAGCTGAGAGCTATTTAATTGAGATGAACTACCGGATTGTAGCGCGGAATTGGCGATGCCGGACAGGAGAACTCGATATCATTGCTGAAAAAGCAGGCGTATTAATCTTTATTGAGGTCCGAACAAGAAAACCCTCCCTGCATTTTGGGACCGCTAAAGAATCGATTGATTTTAGAAAGCAGTTAAAGGTCAGAGAGACAGCACAATTTTATTTGCATCGTTTTCAACAGTATGAGAGACCAGTTCGCTTTGATGTTATCACGATAGAAGTAATTTTAGGTGTAGAAGCACCCCGCATCGAACATATAGAAGGAGCCTTTTGA
- a CDS encoding EscU/YscU/HrcU family type III secretion system export apparatus switch protein: protein MNKHRNPSEAPASTPLKKAVALRYSPETQKAPTLIAKGSGHMAEAILQKAKDNGIPIQEDSSLVEVLSKLDLDQEIPPELYQLVAEVLSFIYRSDNRMRPKRNDE, encoded by the coding sequence ATGAACAAGCATAGGAATCCATCCGAGGCACCGGCATCGACACCACTCAAAAAAGCTGTAGCGCTTCGATATTCACCGGAAACACAAAAGGCTCCAACCCTTATCGCCAAAGGCAGTGGGCATATGGCAGAAGCTATTTTGCAGAAAGCCAAAGATAATGGAATCCCTATCCAAGAGGACTCCTCACTTGTGGAAGTATTGTCAAAATTAGATTTGGATCAAGAAATTCCTCCCGAATTATACCAACTGGTTGCTGAGGTGCTTAGCTTTATTTATCGTTCAGATAATCGGATGAGACCTAAGAGGAATGACGAATGA
- a CDS encoding ribonuclease HII: MLEYEKQIWEQGFSLVAGIDEVGRGCLFGDVVAAAVILPKGFLLEGVDDSKKLSEKKRELLFDQIMSEALAVGVGIVDVDAIEALNIKQAARQAMKQAVEQLKIVPDYLLVDAEVVSVDIEQTAIIHGDALSQSIAAASIIAKVTRDRMCIEWDKQYPEYGLAVHKGYATKHHREMLLRYGPTALHRKLFIRKVMAQLELKESASQTEQLELDLI, translated from the coding sequence TTGCTAGAGTACGAAAAACAAATATGGGAGCAAGGCTTCAGCCTTGTTGCTGGCATAGATGAAGTAGGAAGAGGCTGTCTATTCGGCGATGTCGTGGCGGCTGCGGTTATTCTTCCCAAGGGGTTTCTGCTGGAGGGAGTCGATGATTCCAAAAAGCTTTCTGAGAAGAAAAGGGAGCTGTTATTCGACCAAATTATGAGCGAAGCGCTTGCAGTGGGTGTAGGCATTGTGGATGTTGATGCGATTGAAGCCTTAAATATTAAACAAGCTGCTAGACAGGCTATGAAGCAAGCTGTGGAACAATTGAAGATCGTGCCAGACTATCTGCTGGTAGATGCTGAAGTTGTAAGTGTGGACATCGAACAGACAGCGATTATTCATGGTGATGCGCTAAGTCAATCGATTGCCGCCGCTTCCATTATTGCCAAGGTCACACGTGACCGTATGTGCATAGAATGGGACAAGCAATATCCTGAATATGGCCTTGCTGTACATAAAGGTTATGCAACGAAGCACCATAGAGAGATGCTTTTGCGCTATGGACCTACCGCGCTTCATCGAAAGTTATTTATTCGCAAGGTTATGGCTCAATTGGAATTGAAGGAATCTGCCTCTCAGACAGAGCAGCTTGAATTGGATCTTATTTAA
- the ylqF gene encoding ribosome biogenesis GTPase YlqF, which translates to MTIQWFPGHMTKARRQIEEKLKLIDVVIELLDARIPLSSRNPMVDEILKDKPRLVLLNKNDLADPQVTAEWVKYFAEQGLPALPIDAANGTHLKEILPRVKQLWAHKIESQLRKGINPRAVRALIVGIPNVGKSTLINQLAGKKIAATGDKPGVTKGQQWIKVGTEMDLLDTPGILWPKFEDQMVGMRLAATGAIKEELLHLDEIALFVVKYMVQHYGTGIQERYAIQELPEDMDNIHEVIKVMEAIGRKRGAIVSGGKVDLDKASLIIIRELRAGKMGRISLEKPLR; encoded by the coding sequence ATGACCATTCAATGGTTTCCCGGTCACATGACCAAGGCGCGAAGACAGATTGAAGAAAAGCTTAAGCTGATTGATGTCGTCATTGAGCTCTTGGATGCCCGCATACCACTCTCCAGCCGGAACCCGATGGTTGATGAGATTTTAAAGGATAAACCGCGCTTGGTCTTGCTGAATAAGAATGATTTGGCGGACCCGCAAGTCACTGCGGAATGGGTCAAATATTTTGCCGAGCAAGGTCTTCCGGCGTTACCGATTGATGCTGCCAACGGAACTCATCTGAAAGAAATCTTACCGCGAGTTAAGCAGCTTTGGGCTCACAAGATTGAGAGTCAGCTTCGCAAGGGGATTAACCCTCGTGCGGTAAGAGCGCTTATTGTTGGGATTCCAAATGTGGGCAAATCGACGCTTATTAATCAGCTTGCAGGCAAGAAAATTGCCGCGACTGGAGATAAGCCAGGGGTTACCAAGGGGCAGCAGTGGATTAAAGTCGGCACTGAGATGGATTTGTTGGATACACCGGGGATTTTGTGGCCCAAATTCGAAGATCAAATGGTTGGCATGAGATTGGCGGCTACAGGGGCGATCAAAGAAGAATTGCTTCATTTGGATGAAATCGCGCTTTTCGTTGTTAAATACATGGTTCAGCATTATGGAACTGGTATTCAGGAGCGATATGCCATTCAAGAGCTACCCGAGGATATGGATAATATTCATGAGGTCATTAAGGTTATGGAAGCGATAGGCCGGAAACGCGGAGCAATTGTAAGCGGTGGTAAGGTCGATTTGGACAAGGCTTCCTTGATTATTATTCGTGAACTTCGAGCAGGTAAAATGGGGCGTATTTCTTTGGAAAAGCCTTTGCGTTAA
- the lepB gene encoding signal peptidase I — MEQKNQDQPYIEQDSAAAAAPAKSAKNETWEWIKALVIAGVLVIIIRWFLFSPFIVDGDSMRPNFSTGERLIVNKIVYDIRSPKRGEVIVFHAPEGKDYIKRVIGLPGETVKVTGDKVFINGQEIDQPFIKEAIEQANKDGHPYNTLSDYPETKIPDNEIFAMGDNRPNSKDSRAKSVGFVPYDKIVGRAEVIFWPVSKISFIHF, encoded by the coding sequence ATGGAACAAAAGAACCAGGATCAGCCTTACATAGAGCAGGACTCAGCGGCAGCTGCTGCGCCTGCAAAATCAGCTAAAAATGAGACATGGGAATGGATTAAAGCTTTGGTTATTGCGGGCGTGCTTGTGATTATCATTCGCTGGTTCTTGTTCTCGCCGTTCATCGTCGATGGAGATTCCATGCGCCCGAATTTCTCTACCGGTGAAAGACTTATCGTGAATAAAATTGTGTATGATATTCGCTCGCCGAAACGGGGAGAGGTTATCGTCTTCCACGCTCCGGAAGGTAAGGATTACATCAAACGCGTCATCGGGCTCCCAGGTGAGACAGTGAAAGTGACGGGCGACAAAGTCTTCATTAATGGACAAGAGATTGATCAGCCTTTCATCAAAGAAGCGATTGAACAAGCTAATAAAGATGGACATCCCTACAATACATTGTCCGATTACCCGGAAACCAAAATTCCGGATAACGAGATATTCGCTATGGGAGATAATCGTCCGAATTCCAAAGATAGCCGTGCAAAGAGTGTAGGTTTCGTACCCTACGACAAAATTGTTGGCCGTGCAGAAGTCATTTTCTGGCCAGTGAGCAAAATTAGTTTCATACATTTTTGA
- the rplS gene encoding 50S ribosomal protein L19 yields MNLIQEITKEQLRTDIPNFRPGDTLKVHVKVIEGTRERIQLFEGVVIKRHGGGISETFTVRKISYGVGVERTFPFHSPKIDKIEVARRGKVRRAKLYYLRGLRGKAARIKEIR; encoded by the coding sequence ATGAATCTTATTCAAGAGATTACGAAAGAGCAACTCCGTACGGATATTCCTAATTTCCGTCCAGGAGACACACTTAAAGTACACGTAAAAGTTATCGAGGGTACACGTGAGCGTATTCAGCTGTTCGAAGGTGTTGTTATTAAACGCCACGGCGGTGGAATCAGCGAAACGTTTACAGTTCGTAAAATTTCTTACGGTGTGGGTGTGGAAAGAACTTTCCCATTCCATTCTCCGAAGATTGACAAGATTGAAGTGGCTCGCCGTGGTAAAGTTCGTCGTGCGAAACTTTATTATCTGCGTGGTCTTCGTGGTAAAGCTGCAAGAATCAAAGAAATTCGATAA
- the trmD gene encoding tRNA (guanosine(37)-N1)-methyltransferase TrmD, with protein sequence MRIDVLTLFPEMFDGVFSSSILGKARDKGIVSLNTVNFRDYANNKHNTVDDYPYGGGGGMVLKPEPIFAAVEALPVHEQPGEEQVKPRVILMCPQGTPFTQKKAEELSSEQHLVFICGHYEGYDERIRQYLVTDELSIGDYVLTGGELPAMVVIDSVVRLLPGVLGNEMSAVTDSFSTGLLEYPHYTRPAKFREWEVPEMLMSGHHENVRKWRRKESLFRTLERRPDLLVDRELSKEEKAWVAEWHAQQQKVE encoded by the coding sequence ATGAGAATCGATGTGTTGACGCTCTTTCCTGAGATGTTTGATGGCGTTTTTTCGTCCAGCATATTGGGGAAAGCGCGTGATAAAGGAATCGTTTCGTTGAATACAGTAAATTTTCGTGATTATGCGAATAATAAGCATAATACAGTCGATGACTATCCTTACGGCGGCGGCGGCGGAATGGTTTTGAAGCCTGAGCCGATTTTTGCCGCGGTTGAAGCTCTGCCCGTTCATGAACAACCGGGAGAAGAGCAGGTAAAGCCGCGTGTGATTCTGATGTGTCCGCAAGGTACGCCTTTTACGCAAAAGAAAGCGGAGGAACTATCGAGCGAACAACATCTTGTGTTTATTTGTGGTCATTACGAAGGCTACGATGAGCGGATTCGGCAATATCTAGTGACGGACGAGCTCTCCATCGGAGATTATGTATTAACAGGCGGTGAATTACCCGCTATGGTTGTTATAGACAGCGTAGTGAGGCTCCTGCCTGGTGTGCTGGGCAATGAAATGTCCGCTGTGACGGATTCATTCTCAACAGGTCTATTGGAGTATCCGCATTATACGCGGCCAGCTAAGTTCAGAGAGTGGGAAGTACCTGAAATGCTGATGTCCGGCCATCACGAGAATGTAAGGAAATGGCGCAGGAAAGAATCATTGTTCCGTACATTGGAACGACGCCCGGATTTGCTTGTAGATAGAGAGTTATCCAAAGAAGAGAAGGCATGGGTTGCCGAATGGCATGCCCAGCAGCAAAAGGTTGAATAG
- the rimM gene encoding ribosome maturation factor RimM (Essential for efficient processing of 16S rRNA), whose product MSEKLVTIGKVVNSHGIRGELKIVPETDFPERFDKGNSLIIVDSQNKQTPVTVLSSRLHKNVFIIQFAGFTDINEVEKFKGSLLKIESTQQQPLDEGEYYYHEIIGCNVITEDGQELGLVSEVLTPGANDVWVVALAKGKQLLLPVIDDVILDVDVANKIIRIHLMEGLLE is encoded by the coding sequence ATGAGCGAAAAACTGGTCACCATTGGTAAAGTTGTAAACAGCCACGGGATTCGTGGAGAACTAAAAATAGTTCCAGAAACAGATTTCCCAGAACGTTTTGATAAAGGCAATTCGCTGATTATTGTAGATTCTCAAAATAAGCAAACGCCGGTGACGGTGCTATCGTCCCGCTTACATAAAAATGTGTTTATCATCCAATTCGCAGGATTCACAGACATCAATGAGGTAGAGAAATTTAAAGGCTCGCTTCTCAAAATCGAAAGCACCCAGCAGCAACCGCTCGATGAGGGAGAGTATTACTATCACGAAATTATCGGGTGCAACGTGATAACGGAAGATGGCCAAGAATTAGGCTTAGTGTCGGAAGTATTAACACCCGGTGCTAATGATGTGTGGGTCGTAGCTTTGGCGAAAGGAAAGCAACTATTACTGCCTGTCATTGATGATGTAATCCTTGATGTCGATGTCGCTAACAAAATAATCCGCATCCACCTGATGGAAGGGTTGCTAGAATGA
- a CDS encoding KH domain-containing protein — protein MKDLITVIAKALVDHPEEVRVTVVEKDDKIEFRLSVHPDDVGKVIGKQGKIAKSLRTVVTSAAVKETKRVAVEIVS, from the coding sequence ATGAAGGATCTTATCACGGTAATTGCTAAGGCACTTGTCGATCATCCGGAAGAAGTACGTGTCACTGTGGTGGAGAAAGATGACAAGATTGAGTTCAGGCTGTCTGTTCACCCCGACGATGTCGGTAAAGTGATTGGCAAGCAAGGCAAGATTGCGAAATCGCTCCGCACAGTGGTCACGTCGGCAGCTGTGAAAGAAACGAAGCGGGTAGCCGTCGAAATCGTTTCATAA
- the rpsP gene encoding 30S ribosomal protein S16 — protein sequence MAVRIRLKRVGAHKAPFYRVVVSDSRSPRDGRFIEEIGTYNPIAEPAAVSLDEEKALKWLQTGAQPSDTVRSLFSKAGLMTKFHELKLQK from the coding sequence ATGGCAGTACGTATTCGTCTTAAACGTGTAGGCGCTCATAAAGCTCCTTTTTACCGTGTAGTGGTTTCGGATTCCCGTTCCCCACGTGATGGTCGTTTTATTGAAGAAATCGGTACTTATAACCCGATTGCAGAACCAGCAGCAGTTTCTCTTGATGAGGAAAAAGCGCTGAAATGGCTTCAAACTGGCGCTCAACCGTCCGATACAGTTCGCAGCCTGTTCTCAAAAGCAGGTTTGATGACTAAATTTCACGAGCTGAAATTACAGAAGTAA
- the ffh gene encoding signal recognition particle protein — translation MAFEGLANRLQNVFGKLRSKGKLTEEDVGEALREVRLALLEADVNFKVVKDFIAKVKEQAIGQDVLKSFTPGMVVIDIVNKELTSLMGGTQSKLARSNRPPTIIMMAGLQGAGKTTTSGKLAKMLLKQNHRPLLVACDIYRPAAIKQLQVLGEQLQVPVFALGDQVNPVDIAKAGLQHAKDNGNDYVIIDTAGRLHIDENLMDELKNVRTAVEPDEILLVVDAMTGQDAVNVAESFHKQLELTGVVLTKLDGDTRGGAALSVKAVTGCPIKFVASGEKMDALEPFFPDRMASRILGMGDMLTLIEKAQAGIDMDKAKEMERKMRNAEFTFEDFLDQMEQVKKMGPLDQILDMLPGANKIKGMKDMKVDDKQMARVEAIVKSMTTEEKRKPELLNANRRKRIAMGSGNSVQEVNRFIKQFDDMRKMMKQFSGMMGPKGGKGMKKLGKGFKFPF, via the coding sequence ATGGCATTTGAAGGATTAGCAAACCGATTGCAGAACGTATTCGGCAAGCTGAGAAGCAAAGGTAAGCTGACTGAAGAAGATGTAGGCGAAGCGCTTCGCGAGGTTCGATTGGCTCTGCTCGAAGCGGACGTTAACTTTAAAGTGGTGAAAGACTTTATTGCTAAGGTGAAGGAACAGGCAATTGGACAAGATGTATTGAAGTCCTTCACACCTGGCATGGTTGTTATCGATATTGTTAACAAAGAGCTTACCTCTCTTATGGGAGGCACACAAAGTAAACTGGCACGCTCGAATCGACCGCCGACGATCATTATGATGGCAGGCTTGCAAGGGGCAGGGAAAACAACAACCTCTGGTAAATTAGCCAAAATGCTGCTCAAGCAGAACCACAGACCGCTTCTCGTAGCTTGTGATATATACCGTCCAGCCGCGATCAAGCAGCTTCAGGTTCTGGGAGAACAATTGCAAGTGCCTGTATTCGCGCTTGGTGATCAAGTGAACCCGGTCGACATTGCCAAAGCCGGACTTCAGCATGCCAAAGATAATGGTAATGATTACGTCATTATCGATACCGCCGGTCGTCTCCACATCGATGAGAATTTGATGGACGAGCTGAAGAATGTACGAACTGCCGTAGAACCTGATGAGATTTTGCTTGTTGTCGATGCGATGACAGGTCAGGATGCTGTCAATGTGGCAGAAAGCTTTCACAAGCAGCTTGAGCTGACAGGTGTTGTATTAACGAAGCTGGATGGCGATACCCGCGGTGGTGCTGCGTTGTCCGTCAAAGCTGTAACAGGCTGTCCGATCAAGTTTGTGGCTAGCGGCGAGAAGATGGATGCATTGGAACCTTTCTTCCCGGATCGTATGGCTTCAAGAATATTGGGCATGGGCGATATGCTTACTCTGATTGAGAAGGCGCAAGCCGGAATTGATATGGATAAGGCGAAAGAGATGGAGCGCAAAATGCGCAACGCCGAGTTCACCTTTGAAGATTTCCTTGATCAGATGGAGCAAGTTAAGAAAATGGGCCCTTTGGATCAAATTTTGGATATGCTGCCTGGTGCGAACAAGATCAAAGGCATGAAGGATATGAAGGTTGACGATAAACAAATGGCACGTGTTGAGGCTATTGTGAAGTCGATGACCACGGAAGAAAAGCGCAAGCCTGAGCTCCTCAATGCAAATCGCCGCAAGCGGATTGCTATGGGAAGCGGCAACTCCGTTCAGGAAGTTAACCGTTTCATCAAACAGTTCGACGATATGCGTAAGATGATGAAGCAATTCTCTGGTATGATGGGTCCTAAAGGCGGCAAAGGTATGAAAAAGCTCGGCAAGGGATTTAAATTTCCCTTTTAA
- a CDS encoding putative DNA-binding protein yields MTLDQIDQMLEKTNRINLLFDFYEALLTDKQRTFLQLYFHDDYSLGEIAENFEISRQAVYEHIKRAELTLQDYEGKLQLVHKHEQRMKLRTELIQVMDQCDPELKRKTTELFDTIVGID; encoded by the coding sequence ATGACGCTCGATCAGATCGATCAGATGCTGGAGAAGACGAATCGCATTAACTTGCTGTTTGATTTCTATGAAGCGCTGTTGACCGATAAACAGAGAACATTCCTCCAATTGTATTTTCACGATGATTACTCCTTGGGAGAAATCGCTGAGAACTTTGAAATAAGCCGCCAAGCGGTCTATGAGCATATTAAACGAGCAGAGTTAACCTTGCAGGATTATGAAGGCAAGCTGCAGCTAGTACATAAACATGAACAGCGCATGAAGCTGCGTACAGAACTGATTCAAGTGATGGATCAATGCGATCCTGAGCTAAAGAGGAAAACGACGGAGCTTTTTGATACAATAGTAGGGATAGATTAA
- the ftsY gene encoding signal recognition particle-docking protein FtsY codes for MSFFKRLKDSISSKAEAVTNKFKEGLTKTRDAFVDRVDDLFSRRKKIDEDFYEELEEILIGADVGVNTVLKLINELRAEVKKRKIENPAELQPILSEKLVELLKGDADAGLNLNPNGLSVILFVGVNGVGKTTTIGKMAHMFKSQGKKVLMAAGDTFRAGAIEQLETWGERVGVDVIKQQSGADPAAVMFDAVQAAKTRGVDILLCDTAGRLQNKVNLMEELNKIYRVIQREVPDAPHEVILVLDATTGQNALSQAKLFGDKTGLTGLVLSKLDGTAKGGIVVAIRQELSLPVKFVGLGEKMDDLQPFDSEQFVHALFGKWIGEQKEETDI; via the coding sequence ATGAGCTTTTTTAAACGACTAAAAGATAGTATTTCCAGCAAGGCCGAAGCTGTTACGAATAAATTTAAAGAAGGACTAACCAAAACGAGGGACGCCTTCGTTGATCGCGTAGATGACTTATTTAGTCGCCGTAAGAAGATTGACGAAGATTTCTATGAAGAGCTTGAGGAAATTCTAATCGGCGCCGATGTAGGTGTGAATACGGTTTTGAAGTTGATTAATGAGCTTCGTGCTGAAGTGAAAAAGCGTAAAATCGAGAATCCGGCGGAACTTCAACCGATTCTTTCTGAGAAGCTTGTTGAGCTGTTGAAAGGGGATGCGGATGCAGGATTAAATCTGAATCCGAACGGGTTGTCCGTGATTTTGTTCGTAGGGGTTAATGGTGTAGGCAAAACAACGACAATTGGCAAAATGGCTCACATGTTCAAATCACAAGGCAAAAAAGTGCTGATGGCTGCCGGAGATACGTTTCGTGCCGGGGCTATAGAACAATTGGAGACTTGGGGAGAACGTGTCGGTGTTGATGTCATCAAACAACAGTCTGGCGCAGATCCCGCCGCGGTGATGTTCGATGCTGTGCAAGCAGCCAAAACACGAGGAGTCGACATCCTGTTATGCGATACTGCGGGCCGCTTGCAGAACAAAGTGAATCTGATGGAGGAACTGAACAAGATTTATCGCGTTATTCAGCGGGAAGTACCGGATGCTCCTCATGAGGTTATTCTTGTTTTGGATGCGACAACGGGGCAAAATGCGCTTAGCCAGGCCAAATTGTTCGGCGACAAAACGGGTCTTACAGGATTGGTTTTATCCAAGCTGGATGGCACAGCGAAAGGCGGTATTGTTGTAGCGATTCGTCAGGAACTGTCTTTACCGGTGAAATTCGTAGGACTTGGAGAGAAAATGGATGATCTCCAGCCATTTGATTCAGAGCAATTTGTTCATGCTTTGTTTGGCAAATGGATTGGCGAGCAAAAGGAAGAAACCGATATTTAA